The segment GGAAACCAACGGGACGTCTTCGTGCGCCCTGGGCGTCTGCCACGGCCAGTCTTTGACCGGGGTGCAAGACAGCGGGCCTTCGTGCGTAACGGCATGCCACCTTGGAGACGCAAGCTCCATCCATCCCGTGCAGTGGGGGGACTTTGCTTATGCCCTTCATGACACCTTCGTGCAGCAGAACGGCCCCGAAGCCTGTGCAAATGGCGTCTGCCACGGCGCGGGCCTGGACGGTGTGACGGAGAGCGGGCCCGCCTGTGACAGCTGCCACCTCGGAGGCGATTTCTCCGTGCATCCCCTTGACTGGACCGGAGATATTACTGCACACGGCGACTTCGTGGCCCTTAACGGTTCGAGCACGTGCGCAAACGTCGTATGCCACGGCCGAAACCTCGAAGGCGTGCTCTCAAGCGGTATCAGCTGTTTCGCTTGTCACACCTTCTGAAGCCGTTTCTTGCCCTTGCATGCCGCCCGCTCCGCAATTCCCTGGGGGCCGGGCGGCTTTTTTTGCCGGGCTCTCCCTCCATCCATACTGCACAGGCCGCAGTCCCCTTTGTGGTAAAATGAAAAACCATGGCGAAACGGACCGTCTCAGAGCTTGTCGGGATGAAGGCTTCGGGGGAAAAAATAACCCTCATCACCGCCTACGACTACCCTTTCGCGCGGATAGCGGCCGAGGCCGGGGTGGACGGCCTTGTGGTGGGCGATTCCCTGGGGATGGTCGTCCAGGGCCTTGAGAATACCCTTCCCGTGACCATGGAGGAGATGCTCTACCACACGCGCATGGTGGCCCGCGGAGCGGGGGACGCGCTGGTCATCGGCGACATGCCCTACATGTCCTATCAGGCGAGCGTGGCCGAGGGCGTGCGCAACGCGGGGCGCTTCATCAAGGAGGCCGGCGCCTCGGCCATAAAGCTCGAAGGGGGAGCCGAAGCGGTGGAGCACATACGGGCCATGACCCGCTCGGAGATACCCGTGATGGCCCACATAGGGCTTACCCCCCAGGCCATCCACCGCATGGGCGGCTACAAGGTGCAGGGGCGCTCCGACGCGGCCCGGGAAAGGCTCGTCGAGGAGGCCCACATGGTGGAGGACGCCGGAGCTTTCGCCCTGGTGCTGGAGGCCATACCCATGGGCCTCGCCGAAAAGATAACGCGGGAGGTCGCCATCCCCACCATCGGCATAGGGGCCGGGCCTCACTGCGACGGACAGGTGCTGGTCCTGCACGACGTGCTCGGGCTCTTCGAGAGGTTTGTCCCCCGCTTCGTCAAGCGGTATGCCAACCTCAGGGAGGAGGCCCTTCAGGCCATCGGGCGCTACAGGAACGAAGTGGCCTCGGGAGCCTTCCCCGCAGAAGAGCAGAGCTTCCAGTAACGCACGCCAGGGGGTTTCATGAAGCAAGCGAAGCAGAAGGTCATCCTTCTCAGGCATACGCCGAATCCGGAAGAAAGCGTGGCCCTGGCCGCCAAGCTCTGCTACAGCGCCGTGGACATCGGCGAGCTGAAAAACAGGATTCAGCGGAACGACCAGCGGTCTTTCGTCAAGAAGCTCATGGACATGGGACACATGACCCCCGTGGAGCACGCCTCCTTCACCTTCGCCGTGGAGGGCATCTCCCGGGCCTGCTCGCACCAGCTCGTGCGCCACAGGCTGGCCTCCTACTCGCAGCAATCGCAGCGCTACGTGAGCGAGGAGGCCGGGTTCGACTATGTCGTTCCGCCCTCCATAGGCCGGGACCCGGAGCTCAAGAAACATTTCAAGCATTTCATGAGCACGGCCCAGGACGCCTATAACACGCTGGTACGGAAGCTCAACGAGCGGGGCGTCACGGGGGAATCGGCCAACCAGGACGCCCGCTTCGTCCTTCCCAACGCCGCGGAGACGAAGATCGTCCTCACCATGAACGCCAGGGAGCTCCTGCACTTCTTCCGGCTGCGCTGCTGCAACCGCGCGCAGTGGGAGATTCGGGAGCTTGCCGAAAAGATGCTCGCCCTGGCCAAGCGGGCCGCGCCGGTCATCTTCGAGAAGGCGGGGCCGGGCTGCCTCTACGCCCCCTGTCCCGAGGGCGCGTACTCCTGCGGAAAGGTGCGCGAGGTCAGGGCCAAATACGGCGTCTCCGCCGCGTCCAGGGCGGCGGCCAGGGGACGCAAGGCCCCCTAAGGGAGCACATGCGATGGCTTACGTGATAGCTTTTGCCGGCAAGGGCGGCACCGGAAAGACGAGCATCGCCGCCCTGACGGTGCGATACCTCAAGGAGAAGCGCCGCGGCCCCATCCTGGCCGTGGATGCCGACAGCAACGCCTGCCTCAACGAGGCCCTGGGGGTGGAAATCCACGCCACCATCGGAGGGCTGAGGGAAGACTCCCTCGCCGCGGTCCGGGGCGGGGGGGACAGGCCCGGCGGCATGAGCATGGAGCAGCTCTTCGACTACCAGGTGCAGCAGTCCCTCATCGAAGCCGGGGGCTTCGACCTCATGGTGATGGGACGCCCCGAGGGCCCCGGCTGCTACTGCGCCGCGAACAACATCATCCGGAAATACACCGACAAGCTCTCCGAGCAGTATCCCTACGTGGTCATCGACAACGAGGCGGGCATGGAGCACCTCTCGCGGAGGACCACCCACGCCGTCGACCTCCTCGTGGCGGTAAGCGACCCCACCGTAAAAGGCATACAGACGGTCAAGCGCATCCTTGCACTGGTGGAGGACCTCAAACTCGAGGTCGACCGCCGCGCGGTGCTCATCAACAGGGTCTCGGGGCCGGAGGCCGATGGGCAGCTGAGGCGCTACGCCCAGGGCATCGGCGTTTCCGTCTCGAGCATTATCCCCCAGGACGACCGTATCTTCGAGTTCGACCTCGAGGGCAGGCCTATCATGCATCTGCCCCCGGAGTCCACGGCTCTCCAGGCCGTCTTCACTTTTCTGGACGGGCTCGAAATTCCCTGAAAGAGGAGGCGGAGCCGGGGCGGCATCAGGAAATCCCGGTCATGCGAAATCGGGGGGGCGCCGGAAGGCGCCCCCTGAAGGTCTGTCTACTTGCCGGCGCCCTGGGACTCCTTGCAGATTTCCTGCCTCAAGTTCCACATCTCGTTGCGGAGTTTCTCGAGCTCCTCGGGCTTCGTCTTGGGGTTTCTCATGGCCTCCATGTAGTCGAACATCCTCATATGGAGGTTCTTCCTGGCCGTTTGCGTCTTGTCGAGGAAGTTCCGGCACTCCTCACTGCCCCAGTTGCCCCAACAAGGCCCCATGCAAGACGCCATGCCGTAACCCCAGCCGGGCCTCATGCCGTAACCGTAACTTGGCCCCATCATGCCGGGTCCCATGCCATAGCCGTAACCTGGCCCCATCATGCCGGGTCCCATGCCATAGCCGTAACCCGGCCCCATCATGCCGGGTCCCATGCCGTAGCCCCAACCCGGCCCCATCATGCCGGGCCCCATGCCATAGCCCGGTCCCTGACAGCCCCAGCCAGGGCCCATCATGCCCCAGCCCGGCCCGTAACCGTGGCCATACCCCGGGCTCTCCTGCTGCTCCTGGGCTCCCTGCATCATCCCCTGGCCTCCGGGACCCATCTGGGCCCAGGAAAAACCGGCGAGCAAAAGGATGAACAAGACCGCGATGAGAAACCTTTTCATGACCCCTCCTTGCACAGTTGCACGGCTCACCTGTGTACGCGAGCTCCCTTGCCTGCATAAAGAGTATCACGACCCCGACCCAAACGGAAGGGGAGAAACAAGGCGGAGAGAGACTTCCGCTGGAGGCGCCTCTTTTTCGTTGACACCCCCGCACGGAGTAGGATATTCTTTCGGACCGGCGCTTTTGACAGGCAAAGCCGGACATGATACTCTTTTTATCAGGAAACTGCACCATCCGCCCATAAAACCGAAAGGAGGGACGAATGCCCGAGATCGAGTATGATGGCGGGAAGGTCAAGGTGGACGCGGAGGGATACCTCGTGAATTTCGACGACTGGAACGAGGACGTCGCCCGGGCCCTGGCCAAGCGGGAAGGGATTGGAGAACTGAGCGCGGACAGGTTGGACATCCTGAAGTTCATCCGGCAGTACTATACTGACTATGGCTCCTATCCGGTCTTCGGCGCCGTCTGCCTGAACGTCATGCAGCCGAAGGATTGCGTCACCAAGAAGTTCATGAACCCCATACAGGCATGGAGGGTAGCGGGCATCCCCAACCCGGGCAAGGAAGTGGAGACCTACCTCCACCACGAAGTCGTCTAGCTCGGAAATAATGCGGCCGGCTTTCTTCGCACCGGCCCCCCGGCCGTCTTTGCAGACGGCCTTTTGCGTGGTCCCGTCCTCACCCTCCGTGGTACAATTCTTTTCCATGCCCTCTCCGTGCCCTGATTGCCCACAGGGGGCCGATATCATGGAAGGCAGCACCGGCTCTCCCTTGCCCGGAGCAAGGCGCCCAGCCGGGTCTCCCGGGGAGTGCCTCCCATGACTTTATGGGAGGCCTCGCTCTCTTGGCAACTTCCCGCGCTGTTCGCCCTCGCCCTCGGGGTCTCCTTCCTGTCCTTCGTCCCCGAAGGCGGCGCTTCGAGCCGGTGGCTGTCCTTTCTGCTTGAGAGCTGGCCGGGAATCGTCCTGCTTTCAAGCTTTCTTCTGAGCCTCACCCTCTACACGGCGGCGGCTGCGGTGCGGAGCCTGAGCGTGCGCGGGAACACACCAGAGGAGATGGAAATCCAGGGCACGGCCCCCCTGCCCGCCGGCGGCATGGAGGACGTCACCGGATGGATGAGGCGGAAGGGGTTTCGTCCCCGTGCCCTGGGCGAGGCGGTCCACGCCACGAGGGGCAGGTATGCGTTTCTTCCCGGCACGGTATTCCGGTGCGGCCTCGTGCTGGCCCTGGGCGCCCTCCTGGTGAGCCACCATGTGCGCAGAACGGAGAAGGCGTGGTTTCACGAGGGAACGGTGCGCAGCCTTCTCGGTCAGGAGCTGCGCATGCAAAGCATCCACGCCGTCTCCCCCGGAGAAATTCTCGTGGAGCCGGGAAAGACCGGCTCCGTTGGGTTCAGGGAGGTCTCCGCCCGCGTGCGTGCCGGGGGAAAAGACCGCGTGATAGGAAACGGCCTTCCCCGAAAGGTCGGGGACAGATGGCTCCGCATCACCCACACCGGGTATTACCAGCCCCTCTCGGTGCTGACCGCCGATGCCCGGCACCGGCTGCTTCTGTACCTGGACCTCCTGCCGCCGGGGAGGCGAAAGACGGTGCGTCTCAAACCGGAGGGGATGCGGCTCCTCATGGCCCTGGCACCGGAGAAGCCCGGGAGCTCTCCGGGCGTCCTGTACGACCCGGGCAACCCCCGCTACAGCCTTACCCTCGAGAAGGCCTCGGGAGAGGCCGACCGGGCCTACGTGCGCCCGGGAGAGCATGCTGCACTGGGTGGCGCTCTCATCTCCCTCGGACGGCACGCTCTCTTCGTGGAGGTCCGGAGCGTTCGTGACCCGGCCCTTCTCTGGCTTTACGCGGGGATAGGCTTGGCAGCCCTGGGTCTGGGCCTTCTGCCCTTGAGGCTCTTCTGGTTCAGGAGAAGCCTTTCGGCCAGGGCCGAGGGTGGCGCGGTGCTCGTGGGGCTAACTCAGGAGCTTTACCGCAAACGGGCGTCCCTCCTCTTTCGCCTCTGGATGTGGGAGCTGGAGGGGGAGGAGAGCAAAGGCGGCCCTACTGCTTCAGGGTCTTGACGAATTTGCGGGCCAGCGCCCGGACGGCCTCCGGAACGTTCTTGTTCTTCTCCAGTTGCTGGATGTCCCGTTTCTTCAGCCCCGGCACAAGCTTCATCGAGATTGCCACGGGCGTTTTGGGATTTGTGACCAAGGCGAGCTGCACGGTGTAGCTCTTCATCCACTCCCGGTTCCGCGCGACGACCCTCAGGGCATCCTCCACAATGGAGCGGTTCCGCGCAATCTGCTCCACCTCCGGTTCGGTGAGGCGGGGATTTTCCAGCACGGAGAGGACGACCATCTTGTTTGAGTCCTTGAGCAGGATGCCCCGGGCCTCCGTACCGCCCTTCAGGGCGAGTTTTATCTTCTCCGAGACGCTCAGCTTCTGAATTCTTTTGACGAGGCGGTCCTCCCGGACCTTCTCCTGTATTTCCCGTGCGCGCTTTTCAGCCTCCCTGCGCTTCAGGACCGCCAGGTCCTCGGCGCCGTGGCGGGGCAGATGCAGGATGTCCGCAGCCCGGGAGCGCACCTCATCGGGAGTCGCCGGATGGTCATAAAGCAGCCTGACGACCTCCGGACGAGCCTTGTTGCTCTCCAAGAGGTCGGTGAAGACCCCGGGGTCCGCGGACTCGTCAGCGAAAAGCCCCACGGTCTCCACCGACGAGGACGACAGGTCAGACCCCTGCTTCTCTTCGGGCTCCTGCATCAATCCTCCTTCACGCCGTAGAGAAGATATTCCACGTTGCCCTTCTGGCCCCGGAGGGGCGATTCCATCACCCCCCGGACCCGAAGACCGGCAGCCTCCAGGGACGACCGTACCGCCTCCACCGCCGCTCTCCTCTTCTCTTCGTCCCTGACGATGCCCCCCTTGCCCACCTCGCCTTTGCCGACCTCGAACTGCGGCTTCACCAGGGCCACCACCTCGCCTCCGGGCTTGAGAAACTCCATGACCCGGGGAACGACCAGCCGCAGGGAGATGAAAGAGACGTCCACCGTGGCCGCGTCCACCGGCTCCCCAATCCGGTCCCTCTCGAGGTACCGTATATTGCTCCTCTCCACGAGCACCACCCGGGGATCCTGCCTGAGCTTCCAGTGCAGCTGCCCGTAGCCCACGTCCACGGCATAGACCCGCTTGGCCCCCGCCTGAAGCATGTAGTCCGTGAAGCCGCCCGTCGAGGCCCCGACGTCCATGGCCACCTTGTCAGTGAAGTCAATCCCGAACTCCTGTGCCGCGGCCTGGAGCTTGAGCCCTCCCCTGCTTACGTAGGGGACCTCCTCGCCCATGACCTCCACGGCCGCCGTCTCCGGGACCTGTGCGCCGGCTTTCCTGACCGGCCCGCGGTCCACGAGGACTCTGCCTTCCATGACAAGGGCCTGGGCTTTCCGTCTCGTCTCTGCGAGCCCCCTTTCCACAAGCAGCACGTCGAGCCGCTTCTTCATAACGTTATAATACAAAACAGGCCAAAAAAAGGGTGCACAGCGTCACTGTTTTCCCCGGGCCCTCCGTGCAGAATAAGGCGATGGCATCCGACGCGTCAAAGAGGCGCTTCCCCCTCTCCCTGGGGGTACGTGCCGCGGAGCTGGTCCGCCGCGCCCTCCTGGGGATTCGTCTTCTGCCGGGTCTTCTCCGGAAGCCCGCGCTTATCCGCCGCTGGGTCCTCGCGGCGCGCGGCGCCCAGGTGGCCCTTCTGCTGGCCGCCATCCTCGTTCCCACGGTGCTTACCGGAACCCTGGATGCCGTGGTCGAAAAGCTCCATACGCCTACCACGACGGAGAAAATCCTCGGCTTTTTCAACACCCAGGTCAGCTCCCGGCCGGGTGACTCGGTGCGGCTCTGGGGCCGCGTCGTCCTCTGGTCCGCCTCGGGCGGCCTGGTGCTCCTGCTTCTGCTGTCCCGCGTACCCTCCACCCTCAAGGAAGCACGGGCACTCTCGGAAAAAGACGAAGAAGAAGCCGACGCCCTCGCGGAGCGCAACCCCCGGGAAAGCATGCTCCTTTATGGCCGGGCCCTTGCCC is part of the Nitrospirota bacterium genome and harbors:
- the panB gene encoding 3-methyl-2-oxobutanoate hydroxymethyltransferase, which encodes MAKRTVSELVGMKASGEKITLITAYDYPFARIAAEAGVDGLVVGDSLGMVVQGLENTLPVTMEEMLYHTRMVARGAGDALVIGDMPYMSYQASVAEGVRNAGRFIKEAGASAIKLEGGAEAVEHIRAMTRSEIPVMAHIGLTPQAIHRMGGYKVQGRSDAARERLVEEAHMVEDAGAFALVLEAIPMGLAEKITREVAIPTIGIGAGPHCDGQVLVLHDVLGLFERFVPRFVKRYANLREEALQAIGRYRNEVASGAFPAEEQSFQ
- the thyX gene encoding FAD-dependent thymidylate synthase, yielding MKQAKQKVILLRHTPNPEESVALAAKLCYSAVDIGELKNRIQRNDQRSFVKKLMDMGHMTPVEHASFTFAVEGISRACSHQLVRHRLASYSQQSQRYVSEEAGFDYVVPPSIGRDPELKKHFKHFMSTAQDAYNTLVRKLNERGVTGESANQDARFVLPNAAETKIVLTMNARELLHFFRLRCCNRAQWEIRELAEKMLALAKRAAPVIFEKAGPGCLYAPCPEGAYSCGKVREVRAKYGVSAASRAAARGRKAP
- a CDS encoding AAA family ATPase, whose translation is MAYVIAFAGKGGTGKTSIAALTVRYLKEKRRGPILAVDADSNACLNEALGVEIHATIGGLREDSLAAVRGGGDRPGGMSMEQLFDYQVQQSLIEAGGFDLMVMGRPEGPGCYCAANNIIRKYTDKLSEQYPYVVIDNEAGMEHLSRRTTHAVDLLVAVSDPTVKGIQTVKRILALVEDLKLEVDRRAVLINRVSGPEADGQLRRYAQGIGVSVSSIIPQDDRIFEFDLEGRPIMHLPPESTALQAVFTFLDGLEIP
- a CDS encoding TusE/DsrC/DsvC family sulfur relay protein, with product MPEIEYDGGKVKVDAEGYLVNFDDWNEDVARALAKREGIGELSADRLDILKFIRQYYTDYGSYPVFGAVCLNVMQPKDCVTKKFMNPIQAWRVAGIPNPGKEVETYLHHEVV
- a CDS encoding TlyA family RNA methyltransferase — translated: MKKRLDVLLVERGLAETRRKAQALVMEGRVLVDRGPVRKAGAQVPETAAVEVMGEEVPYVSRGGLKLQAAAQEFGIDFTDKVAMDVGASTGGFTDYMLQAGAKRVYAVDVGYGQLHWKLRQDPRVVLVERSNIRYLERDRIGEPVDAATVDVSFISLRLVVPRVMEFLKPGGEVVALVKPQFEVGKGEVGKGGIVRDEEKRRAAVEAVRSSLEAAGLRVRGVMESPLRGQKGNVEYLLYGVKED